CTgagcccctccttccctcctggcTTCCACCACTTCATCCCTGCTCCCCAGGGACAAGGGCTGGGCCACCCTTGTCCTGCTTTCTCCTGAGGGCACGGGGACCTGGGGATAGAGACTCAGGCAGCTCAACAGCTGACCCCAGCAGACATCTAACTAGCTGACCTGTCCAGCTATCAGGTCTGGCTCTGTTTGCCGAGACGGTATGGGTGACCGCTGACCAGTACCGTGTGTACCCGCTGATGGGCGTCTCAGGCAAGGACGACGTCTTTGCTGGTGCCTGGATCGCCATATTCTGTGGCTTCTCTTTCTTCGTTGTGGCCAGCTTTGGTGTGGGAGCAGCACTCTGCCGCCGCCGGTCCATGGTCCTAACGGTGAGACTCCCAGGACAGGGGTGGTGGGTACAGTTGGGCACAGAGCTTGTCACTGCAGTCATAATACTACCAGGGTCACCGGTGTGAGTTCCACTCGGCCCCTTGCTCTGGTCTTAAGGGCATCTTTGCATTTCATCCTCCCTGACCCCATTAGTCACACTTGGCTGTTACCGCCTCTGTACAAAGAGAATTGGTTGCAGGGTGGACAGGGAAGCTCTGCACAGCTACTAGAAGGCTCCTGGCAGCAGGACTGAGATTCGAACCCCAATTAGTTGGGTTCCACGGTCTGTGCTCACAAGCTCctccaataacaacaacaaaaatcagaatagtcagctgggcgtggtggcgcacgcctttaatcccagcactcgggaggcagaggtaggagaatcgctgtgagttcaaggccaccctgagactacagagttaattccaggtcagcctggaccagagtgagaccctacctcgaaaaaccaaaaaaaaaaaaaaaaaatcaaaatagtgcTGTCACCGTTGTGTGAGTGTACACATTAGGCCAGGAGCTCAGTGGCTTACACAGCTTGCTTGCTTACTTCTCACGGCCTGCCTTGAAACATGACCATCTCCACTGCCATAACCACCGTCCTACTTGGCAGAGATTGAAACATTCAGCAAGGCACTTGTCCAGGTCCACAAGGCAGCCGATCAGCTCTTGACACggctattttctgtttttctctttgtgcttttgttgttgttgttggttttttgttttttttttttttttgaggtagggtctcactctagcccaggctgacctagaattcactatgtggtctcagggtagcctcaaactcgcagccatcctcctacctctgcctcccaaggctgggattaatggtgtgtgattctgttgcttttttgttgtcattatttgcttattttttgtttttttttatttttatttatttattagagacagagagaaggagggagggagggagaatgggtgcaccagggcctctagccactgtaaacaaactccagacacaaacaccgccatgtgcatctggcttaagtaggacctggtgagtcaaacatgggtccttaggctttgcaggcaagtgccttaaccattaagccatctctccagcctgtttatttttaaataatttatttattttgcaagcagaaagaaagagaggaaggaaggacacactagggctcttgccactgcaactccagatgcgtgcagagctttgtgcatttggctttatgtgggtactggggaattgagacagGGGTAGGGATCatcagacttcacaagcaagcacctttagctgctggccatctttccagccttgggtttattgttgtttgtttgtttgtttttaggtaggatcttgctctagcccaagcccaagaccaaaaaaaaaaaaaaaaacagaggaagaggggctagagagatggcttagtggttaaagtacttgcctgcaaagccaaaggacccaggtcgatctccaggacccatataagtcagaagcacaaggtggcacatgcatctggagtttacttgcaatgtctagaggccctggtgcacccattctctctctcaatgaataaataaaaatattttaaaacagagctggggaaatggattagtggttaaagtgcttgcctgagaagcctaagtacccaggtttgattccctaggacccataagaaccagatgcacaaggtggcacatgtgtctggagtttgtttgcagtggctggaggccctagcacacccattctatctgcctctctccctctctctctaataaataaataaataaataaaataaaaaacaattaaaaccggggctggagagatggcttagaggttaaggcatttgcctgcaaagccaaaggatcccagttcgattctccaggacccacgtaaaccagataaacaaggcggcacatgttggggtttgtctgcagtggctggaggccctggcgcacccattctgtccaataaataaataaataaaatatattttttaaaaacttaaaactggaagaggaggcagggagaAGTCAAATTTTTTGCCAAGGCCGCACAGCTGGGATGCAGTGGAGGGTCTTGTGGCTTCCCAGCAGCAGCACTTCCTCAGTCAACACAAGCTTACTGAGCAGGACAACCATCCCCACAGAACACACAGAATCGCAGTGATCTGGAGGAGTCTGGGGAGGACGTGGAAAACCCCAACAACAGTCCGGGGAAGCAAAGGCCCGGGGGAGTCTGTCAAGCTAGCAGACAATAGTGGGGCTATGGTGGAGAGAAAGGGGACAGGGAGGTGGCCAGTCAGGGTAGACcggcttcattctttttttttttgttttaatttttttaaattatttatttatttgagagcgacagacatagagagaaagacagatagagggagagagagaatgggcgcaccagggcttccagcatcagcaaacgaactccagacacatgcgcccccttgtgcatctggctaacttgggacctggggaagcgagcctcgaaccagggtccttagtttcacaggcaagcgcttaaccgctaagccatctctccagccctcattcttttatttttatttgtttttgtttttcgagatagggtctcaccctagcccaggctgacctgaattcaccatgtaatctcaaggtggccttgaactcatgaggctccttctgcctcccgaaggctgggattaaagaggtacaTCACTATGCAAGCATTCTTTTCTATcttatgtttaattttctggCATAACAATCTAACAAAAACCTAAAAATcatccagacatggtggcacatgcctttagtcctagcattggggggaaggaggacagaggtaggaggatcgctgtgaattcaaggccaccctgagactacatagtgaattccatgtcagccggggctagagtgagacccaacctcaaaaaacaagacaaaaaacaaaacaaaacaacatttagctgggtgtggtgatgcatgcttttaatcccagcatttgggagacagagttaggaggaagatcactgtgagttcacggccatcctgagactacacagtgaattccaggtcagcctgggctagagcgtgaccctaccttgagaaatcaatcaataagaaaatattttttatttattttcttatttgtgtgtgtgtgtgtgagagagagagacacagacattatagaatgggcacatcagtgcctccagccactagaaacgaACTCTAAATGAATAtgttaccttatgcatctggcttatgtgggtactgggaaatagaacctgggtcctttggctttgctagaaagtgccttaaccactaagccctctctccagccctgttaagattaaaaaacaaaaaacctgtggAAAACTAAAGCAGAAGTGATGGTGGTCTATGCCCCAGGGAACTGTCACCTGGTTCAACAGTAGATCACCTCTGCTCCACTCTGCCACCAGGCCACATTTTTTCCACCtgagaaaattttaaagcatattCTAGATATCTAATCATTTATCTGTAAATACTTGAGTCACAGTGTCACAGGACATTGTTTACTGTGCCCCCTCCTATTCAGGGGCCAGCATACAGGGACCTATGCATGCTAGGACATTCCCAGCATGCACATGGATTCTAGGcagatgctctaccactgaactatattgagatttttttttttgcctttcatgCCATTGGCACACCACACAAGATTCCCCttaattctttcatatttttcaatGGCTAGTCTGTGCTTAAATGTCCCTAATTGTCTTGAGAATGTCttcattttaattaactttttcttttctttttttttttttttttttgttttttcgaggtagggtcttcaggctttgccagcaagggccttaaatgctaagcccatctctccagctccttttttttgttttgtttttttaattttaacaaatttttaaaaaaattttatgagcattttccatgattataaaaaaatatcccatggtaattcccccctcccacactttcctttctttcttttattgttttgttttatttttttagatatgtttttatttatttgaaagagagaagagagagagaatgggcataccagggcctccagccactacaaatgaactccagattcatgctcctccttgtgcatctgtcttatgtgggtccttgggagttgaacaggggtccttaggctttgcaggcatgcacctttcaccactaagccatctctccggccctattgttttatttttggttctttgaaatagggtcttattatgtaACCCAAGATGGCTTCCAACTTCCTGTGAAGCAaaggctggctttctttcttttttcctccagcccctgttccacCATACCTCagtttatacttttttttctttttttcaaggtaaggtctcactgtagtccaggctgacctggaattcacagtgtagtctcaaggtgacgttgaaatcacaatgatcctcctacctctggagtgctgggattagaggcatttgCCACTATGCCCTAccgattttatttttatttatttatttgcaagcagcaagagatgagagaatgggtaaacaagggcttctagtcactgcaaactccagatgcatgcaccactttgtgcatctggctttaatgcccatggatactggggactcaaagcTGGGTCatggtaggttcttgctctagtccaggctgacctggaattcagttggTAGTCTCtggcaatcctaccacctctgcctcccaagtgctggtactaaaggcatgcgcctccacacGCCTGTGccattttttcaaatactttttttgtgCTTTGGATATAACTCAGCGCCCGGCTGCTACAACACTAGCCACTcgcttaaacattttttttttcttttaagacagggtctcatgctataGCCaacactggctttgaactcgctatgtgtagcccaggctggccttaaattcgtgtgatcctcctacctcagtggcTCAAGGGTAGCTAGCATTGCGGAtgtaccaccaccatgcccaactgacctacacaattttttaaaaattcaaaaaaaaaattcttttttacctccctccttcattccttccttcctcctaccttcctttatctctgttcccttccccctcttttcttctctctctctctctctttccgaggtagggtctcactctagcccaggatgacctgaaattcactatgtagtctcagggtggcctcgaactcacggcgatcctcctacttctgtctcccaagtgctgggattaagggcatgcactaccgccccgccccctccctctctgttggaacccagggcctcacaggcTAGGTCAGGGCTCTGCCCCTCAGTCCCGGGCCAGCAGTGCGGCCTGGCCCCCACCCACGGGCTGCCTCTCCCCGCAGTACCTGCTGCTGATGTTCGTCGTGTACGTGTTCGAGTGCGCCTCGTGCATCACGTCCTACACCCACCGCGACTACGTGAGCcccgcggggcggggcgcggcggggtggggcggggcgcggcggggtGGGACGGGGCGGGGCAGTGCGGGGCGGGGTGGgatggggcggggcggggcggggaggggaggagcggggcggggcggggcggggcggggcagtGCGGGATGGGGCGGGGcaggcggggaggggaggggcggggcaggcggggaggggaggggcggggcggggcggggcggggtggcCCTACTCCTCACCCAGCCTGTGGGCTCTTGTTCTTCCTACCCTTCCCCGGCAGATGGTGTCCAACCCGTCCCTGATCACCAAGCAGATGTTGACCTTCTACAGCGCAGACACTGACCAGGGCCAGGAGCTGACCCGCCTCTGGGACCGCATCATGATGGAGGTGGGCGGGCTGTCTGTCCACCTTAGATGAGAGCGCTTGAAAGCCAGTAGGGGTTCCCTGGGCCCTCAACACTTTCCAAAGGAGTCATCAGACCCAGAAAGGGAAGTTCATTTGCCCAGGGTCACGGAGTTAGTAAGTGCTAATAACAGTCAGCCATTTGGGGAGCACCAACagtgtctcaccctagcccaggctgacttggaattcactctgatgtggcagggtggccttgaaaactagatgatcctcctacctctgcctccccagtgctaggattaaagctatGCCCCACTTAGcactgactttaaaaatatattttacagggctggagggatgacttagtggttaaggcacttgcctgcaaagccaaagtaaccaggtttgattccccaggacccacataagccaaatgtacaaggtggtgcatgcatctggagtttgtttgcagcagttgaaggccctggcacgcccaattctccacctcctctgtctgtctgtctgtctctctctctctcaaacaaataaaataaaatgaaaatattttatttatgtatttgacagagagaatgtgcatgctagggcctcctgcctcagcaaacaaactgcaggcatatgcaccgctttgtgcactgacgttatgtgtgtactggagaatggcacccagaccagcaggctttgcaagcaacaccttcaactgctgagccatctccccagtccaacaaGGTCTCTCTTGTTTACTGCTGTGAGTGCCAGCctagctggcccaggagctcCTAGAGTCTCCTgattccacctcccattgccctGGCATTAGAATGCAGTGCTTCTTGCCTCCAGCttcacatggcttctggggatctaATCTCAGGTTTTCACACTCGTGAGTGAGCAGTCTCCCTAGCCCCACtaagctttttttgggggggagggaagcagggtgatccgaggtagggtttaactctagctcaggttagaattcactatttagtatcaagctgaccttgaactcaccaagatcctcctatctctgtttactgagtgctgggattaaaggccaaagcattttaaaagaattaacaaAGGGCTGGTGAGAAGTATCAGTGGTTAAAACAAGCACTTCTACCCTAGCCTGACAGTAGAATTCAGATTCTCAGAACCCATAGAAAGCCAAAGGCAAGTAGTACATGCTTCTGCAGAGTCCAGTCCAGGCTCGGGAGTCTGACATTTTAACAGCAAATTAGACCCTGTCTCCAACAGGGATGAAGGTGGGGCTCCACACtcgaaagttgtcctttgacatcCACGTGGCTGCTTTGATGTGCACACGTGgataaagaaggaggaagaggggctggagagatggcttagcagttaaggcatttgcctgcaaagccaaaggatcccagttagattctccaggctccacgtaaaccagatgtatatggttggcagtgcccattctccccacccccacgtctctaataaatcagtaaaataataataataataatttttttaaagggaggaggaagaggagaaaagatgAGGGTGAGTTTGGTCCAAATCTCCCATCAGCCTCCTGGCCCTGGGACAAATACCATGGGATCCTTGCACATTCACACATGTTGAGGCCCAGGGTAGTATCAGAAGCTAGCTCTGCCGCTCCTTACTGAGTGACCTCAGTTGAACCGCAGTCCCCGCCTAGGCTCAgcctccctcacccccacctttctctccagCAAGAATGTTGTGGTACATCTGGCCCAATGGACTGGGTGAACTACACGTCGACCTTCCGGGCCGCCACTCCAGAGGTGGTATTCCCCTGGCCCCCACTGTGCTGCCGTCGGACAGGAAACTTCATTCCCATCAATGAAGAAGGCTGCCGCGTGGGCCACGTGGAGTACCTGTTCACCAAGGCACGTCCCCTCCCTGGCTGGCTGCACCTGTCAGGGAGCACATGGGGAGCCAGCTCTGACCACACTCATCCCCAGAAGGTCACAGCCACTACCTGGAAGTCCCTGCTTGCTCCAGGGCTGAGTTCAGCATGGCCTTCCTGGCTCCCCTGAACCTCCTTGGGAGGAAGACAATGCCACAGTCCCCATGGCAATGGCACAGATGGGGAATCCAGGCAAAGGGAAGGGTGGATGGTATCTTGCCATCACGTGCCAGCCTCCCCAGGCGTCTTCTCAAAGCGCCTGTGTTCCTCTCTCTGCGCAGGGCTGCTTTGAGCACATCGGCCATGCCATCGACAGCTACACATGGGGCATCTCATGGTTCGGGTTCGCCATCCTGATGTGGACGGTAAGAGGCTGGGAGCCTGTGAGCTGGGTGGGCTGTGGGTGTGAGCTGGGCCCCCTCCTCACAGCCTCCCCGCTCAGCTCCCAGTGATGCTGATAGCCATGTACCTCTATGCCACCCTCTGAGGACGAGAGAGGGCAGCCGTGCTCTCAGGCTCCTGCCCGCCTCCCCAGTGCCACGGCCTCTTCACGCCCTGCCTCCTTCCTGCACATCCTCCTTGTTTCTCCCTCCTCACATCCCTTAACCTGCCTGTCTCCCACTCCCAGAATCAATCCCTTTCAAGGGTCAGGAGCCTTGCTGGGCCCCAGGAGTGCTCCCAGGCCTAGATTTGTGCCTGAACCCTTGACCTCATTTCACTTGGTTAATTCCTGGTCCATTGGTCAAGTGACAACATAAGGTCTTGTCCTCAGGTCCCTTCCCTGGTCCTCCAGCCCACTTATAGACGCCACTCTTGTAGCTCCCGGTTCCCCTTtacagcagctgtagttactgCTGCTGAGCAGTGTGATTGGCTGTTTCAGCTCTGAGACACTAAGATTGTCCTGAGAGGCATGACAAGTTATGTCATGGTCATTTTGTTGTCCCTATCATCATCCAGTACATGGCTGAGCATGGAAACCAGGTGTTCAATAAATTTTGACTGTTTAAATAAGTAACTgagtttcttgtcttttttttttttttactaatattttatttatttatttaattgagagagagagaggaagaggcagagaaaaaagagaatgggcacaccagggcctccagccactgcaaacaaactccagatgcattcgctcccttgtacatctgacttgcatgggtcctggggaatcaaaccggggtccttaggccttaaccgctaagccatttctccagcctcagagtttcttttctttttaatgtctttgttatttatttatttattttgttcattgaggtagggtctcactatagtccaggctgacctgaaattcactatgttgtctcaggctagcctcaaactcactgaaatcctatctctgtgtcccgagtgctgggactaaagacatgtgccactatgaccggcttctttttcttcttcttttaaaaatatttttattatctgtttgacagaaagagaaagaggcagacagagaatgggtgcactagggcttctagccagcacaaacaaacttcagatgtatgtgccaccttgtgcttctggcttacgtgggttctggggagtcaaacttgggtccttaggcttcacagacaagtgccttaaccactgagccatctctccagctcctcctttttttctttccttcctgcctttctttcttgtttttttgaggtatggttccactgtagcccaggctgacctggaattcactatgtagtttcagggtagcctcgaatccacagcaatcctcctacctctgcctctccagtgctgggattaaaggcatatgccaccacgccaagctctttctttgaaaaatatttgtgtgtatgagagggaagagagagtgaaataagaatgggcacactagggcctcttgctactgcaaattaactccagacatatgtatcactttgtgtggctggctttatgtgggtagcggggaattgaacctgcgcttgcaggctttgcaagcaagtgcctttaatcactgacctACCTTTCCAGTccctttatttcatttcatttcacttttttttgtttgtttgtttgttttgtttttagaggtagggtcttgctctaacccaggctgacctggaattcactatgtgctctcagggtgacctcaaactcacagcatcctcctatctctcccttccgactgctaggattaaaggcatgcgccactacccACCACGCCCCggcttcctttcatttttaaatgatgatCACTTTTGTTCTCCAACAAACTCAAGAATGAAATGTTAATGCAATGTCAATGTTAGCAGGGCGTGggacacacctacaatcccagctactcaggtggctgaggcaggagaattacaaaTTTGAGATtagcctgagttacagagtgagaccctgtctcaaaacaaaaagggctgggtgttggtgatgcatgcctttaatcccagcatttgggaagcagcaGAAGGaagatgctgtgagtttgaggccaccctgagactacatagtgaattccaggtcagcctgggctagagtgagaccctaccttgaaaaaccaagcaaaagaaaaaaggtggagcactggggatatagctcagtggcagagtgtttACTTAATATGTGTTAAATCATAAATTCAATGCCTAGttttgtaaaacaaataaaagtttaaattcaAGCAAATTTAAAATGATGTCCTTGCTTGGGTATAATGTGCACAGAAGGAAGAATTTCTCTGCTAAGCATTTTCAACCTCTAAGTAGTTCAAACAGTCTAGGCCTTGCCAGGTATGTAGAACTGGCCTCTGGGACCCTCATCTCTGTCCTAGTCAGCCAGCCACCCTCTCTGGCTCCTTATGACCACATAACTGCAGGGTGACTCCGCTGCACTGACAGCTGTGTGGCTTGATCAAGACAGGCCTGGGCTGGCAGAACAGGTTTCTCTGCCCTGGCTCCTCACCCAAAGACCAGCTCCCCTGTGTGAGAGGGCCAGAGCAGGGAGAGGGTCACATGAGCAAGCAGCAGCCATTTGTGGCTCCTTGACTGCAACCCTCCAGCTCTCTATAACCACATCCCCCCTTGACTCAAGCCCAGGAGGCTCCCCAGCTCCTCATCTGGCGGGAAGGGGCCCATGTGGCTTGGTTTCTTGCTACTTCCTCCAgctttcctctctttcctgccctACTGAGCTTAGCTATCTCTCACCAACTAAGAGTAACAAGTGTTATATGGCAACGAATGGAGagtttatgtatatatttgtgaaagagaaagaggcaaatatagagagagtgtgtgtatgggcatgccagagcctctagtcactacaaaccaactccagatgcacgtaccaccttgtacatctggcttatgtgggttctggggaatcaaacctgggcccttaggaatcacaggtaagtaccttaactgctaagccatctctccagctctataattttttttttttttaaagaaaagcaaggaCTGGCCTGACCAGGCATGATGatacacactctttttttttaattttttttttaattcttagtaTTATAAGTGTATaggagtgctggggatcaagcccagggcaaATTAGGCCCTCTCTGGCCCTCACGGCAGTACTTTTTACCAGCGGGGTCATCTTCTAaacctttgctttgtttttgatcTTGTTATCGTGACCTTAAATTGCCTTGAACCTAttatgtagaccagactggccttgaactctcagtgatactcttgcctctgcctcccaaatgctgggattacaggcctgtgacaCCACACACAGTTTCCGCCCCTACCCCCTTGCTGGGATAGATTGCCTGTGGGTCTATACCAGCTTCCTCAGACGTTGTTATGTAAGAACTTTAGGCATTGTGATACAAATTAGGGCTATTCCAGGTATGAGCTATTGtaatagttgatttttttttaaatttatttatttatttatttgagagcgacagacacagagagaaagacagataaagggagagagagagaatgggcgcgccagggcttccagcctctgcaaacgaactccagacgtgtgcacccccttgtgcatctggctaacgtgggacctggggaaccgagtcttgaaccgggtccttaggcttcacaggcaagtgcttaaccgctaagccatctctctagcccgtgttgaatttttttaaactggtatagtggcacatgcctttaatcccagcatgtgggaagcatagataagaggatcactcactcagtttgaggccagcctcagacacatagtgaattacaggtcagcctgggcctctaactgctgcaaataaactcaagatgcttccgctaccttgtgcatctggcttctatgggttctggggaatcgactctgggtcgttaagctttgcaggcaagcaccttaaatgcaaAGCCAGCTCTTTagccctaaaaatattatttatttatttatgtatttatttacaagcagagagagatagaagagagaaggacagaggaaatgggtccaccagggcctccagccactgcaaatggattctagatgaaagtgccactttgtgcctctggctttatgtgggtactggagaatctaacttgggtttttaggctttgcagggaagtgccttaatcattgagcatctctccagcctcaagaatTACACTTTTgtgcttatttgttttgtttttcaaggtagggtcttgctgtagcccaggctggcctagaattcactatgtagtctcagggtagactcaaactcacagcaatcatcctgcctttgcctcccaagtgctgggactaaaggtgtgcaccaccatgcccagcctagaaTTAAACTTTTAGATGTGATGAGAGCTTATTTTATGCAGACTTGTCACTGATACCTTATGCCCCAGGGATCTGGGACCAGAAAGTGCAAGTGCACTGGCTCCTGTTCAGTAGAACAGACATTAGACCTGTCTCTCCCTTTATAAAAttgacttttgggctggagagatggcttagctgttaaggcgtctgcctgcaaagcctaaggatccaggtttgactctccagaacccatgtcagccagacacacatggtgacacatgcccacaagatggtgcacacgtctggagtttgatttcagtgactggaggccctggcacaccaattctctctctctcataagtaataaaaaattatatgagcttgcgtgtgtgtgtgtgtgtgtgtgtgtgtgtgtgtgtgtgtgtgtgtgcacaagggtctcttgccactacaaataacaGATGTTTGTGCCTCATTTTGTATCTGGCACTATGTGGGTATTGGCAGATTGAACTGGAGCCAACATCATcacagccatttccccagcccacaaagCTTACTTTCAAAACTAATCAGGATGCAActtgcctgtaacctcagcaatCTGGAGACTGAGACATACAGTTAGAAGTCAGTCTGGGTGATatgg
The nucleotide sequence above comes from Jaculus jaculus isolate mJacJac1 chromosome 7, mJacJac1.mat.Y.cur, whole genome shotgun sequence. Encoded proteins:
- the Upk1a gene encoding uroplakin-1a: MSSVATEVEKGSPVVVGLLVVGNIIVLLSGLALFAETVWVTADQYRVYPLMGVSGKDDVFAGAWIAIFCGFSFFVVASFGVGAALCRRRSMVLTYLLLMFVVYVFECASCITSYTHRDYMVSNPSLITKQMLTFYSADTDQGQELTRLWDRIMMEQECCGTSGPMDWVNYTSTFRAATPEVVFPWPPLCCRRTGNFIPINEEGCRVGHVEYLFTKGCFEHIGHAIDSYTWGISWFGFAILMWTLPVMLIAMYLYATL